A region of the Candidatus Sulfotelmatobacter sp. genome:
TGGGCGAGGTTCCGGCGGTCAGCTTCCTGTCGCAGAACGCGCCCAATCCCGCCGGCGCCGGGACCACCATTCGCTTCGGACTCGCGCGCTCGGGCGCGATCGCGCTCGACATATTCGACGCCCAGGGGCGGCGCGTGCGGCGCCTCGCGTCGGGGAGCTTCGCCGCCGGCCTCCACCAGGCGAGCTGGGATGGGCGGAACGACGCCGGCTCGCGAGTGGGCGCCGGCATCTACTTCTATCGCTTGAGCACGCCCGAGAAGAACTTCGAGAAGCGGCTGGCCCTGTTGCCGTAGAAGGTTTGCCCGGGCATCGTCCCGGTCGTCGCCCCCGAACGCCCCGGCGTGACCACACGTCGGGGCGCGGAGTTTTCGGCGACTATGATGGCCTTTTGCGTGAACGGGCGGTGCCGCCGCGCCGATAATGAGACCGCATGAACTCTCTTTCGCCGTTGAGGCCTCGCGCGTTCCCGAAGATCTCCGGCGCTCTCCTTGCACCGCTCGCCGCGATCCTGTTCGCGAGCGCGGCCGGCGCGACAATTCGATTCGACGCACCGTTGCTATCGCAGCTGGCCGGAGTCGCCAGTCTCTCCTGGCCCACCCAATTCGCCGTTGGAGATCTCAACGGAGACGGTCGTCTTGATCTGGTGACGAGTGGGCCCGGGGACGTGACTCTCGTCCTCCTCGGGAACGGCGACGGGACTCTGCAGCCGCCGATCGTCGCCGCCGCTCCGGGCTTCGACTGGTATGACATCGCCGATTTCGACGGCGATGGGTTCAAGGACATCGCCTGTGGAGGTCAGTATCACGGGGCGGAGATTTTCTTCGGCGATGGAAGTGGCACGCACTTCACTCCCGTCATGCTCTCAGGCGACCCCGCCTTCTTCGTCGTCGCGGGCGACTACGACGGTGATGGAAGACCCGACCTGGCAACCTGCTTCTATTCGGCATCCGCCGCTGGACTGGCCGCAATGAAGACCTTTCTATCGAGACCCGGCCGCGCCTCCCAGGCCGTTACACAGAATTCGGACAGTCTCGCGGCGTGGGTCGTGGTGGCTCGATCAGCGGATTTCAACCGTGACGGCCGCGCAGATCTGGCAATAGCACAGGGCGAGGCTAGCTCGGACCTTCTGGTGGGGATCAGTAATGGCGATGGGACGTTCTCGTTCAAGGCGGTTCGCTACCCGCAGCTGTGGGACACGGGCGGACTCGATGTCGCCGATCTCAACGGGGACGGCATTCCCGACCTATCAGTCGCTCGAGCGGCTAGCCTGACCGTCTTTCAGGGTCTCGGCGATGGAACTTTTGGCGCACCGCAGCCGCTGAGCCCGCCGCCAGCCCACGCATACAGCATCGCGGCTCACGACATGAACGGCGATGGCATCCCCGACCTGGTCGTTCCGGACTTGCGAACGGGAATGCTCCAGGTCCGGCATGGCCTCGGCAATTTTGCCTTCGGGCCGCCGGAAAGCACCGCCGTCGGGCGCCCGCTCTCTCCCATCGTGGTCGCCGACATGAATG
Encoded here:
- a CDS encoding FlgD immunoglobulin-like domain containing protein, with amino-acid sequence GEVPAVSFLSQNAPNPAGAGTTIRFGLARSGAIALDIFDAQGRRVRRLASGSFAAGLHQASWDGRNDAGSRVGAGIYFYRLSTPEKNFEKRLALLP